A DNA window from Streptococcus mutans contains the following coding sequences:
- a CDS encoding ASCH domain-containing protein encodes MTPQELWNQYKRVNPNIGDSIDAWQFGAEPDQLAQLVLKGVKTATASAYDLYKVDNEPLPQKDSYDVILDSQNQAICIIQIIKVSVVPFKEVSDEHAFKEGEGDRSLTWWQDSHRKIFTQWFKDAALTFKEDSLIVLEEFRCVYPHLTNKSKNAIMD; translated from the coding sequence ATGACCCCACAAGAACTATGGAATCAATACAAACGAGTCAACCCAAACATTGGTGATAGTATCGATGCCTGGCAATTTGGAGCAGAACCTGATCAACTGGCACAATTAGTCCTAAAAGGAGTTAAGACAGCGACTGCCTCTGCTTATGATCTGTATAAAGTTGACAATGAGCCGCTTCCGCAAAAAGACAGTTATGATGTGATTCTAGATAGTCAAAATCAAGCGATTTGTATTATTCAAATTATCAAGGTTTCTGTTGTACCTTTCAAAGAAGTTTCTGATGAACATGCTTTTAAGGAAGGAGAGGGCGATCGCTCCTTGACTTGGTGGCAGGATAGTCATCGAAAAATTTTTACCCAATGGTTTAAAGATGCTGCTTTAACATTCAAAGAAGATAGTCTGATTGTGCTTGAAGAGTTTCGCTGTGTCTATCCTCATTTAACAAATAAATCGAAAAATGCTATAATGGATTGA